Proteins from a genomic interval of Papaver somniferum cultivar HN1 chromosome 4, ASM357369v1, whole genome shotgun sequence:
- the LOC113272979 gene encoding uncharacterized protein LOC113272979, with product MGGVKAVRIALDKYKMATGHKIVILKNDTTRFTAKCEEDGCAWRIHFGPVNGDTSRFVLKDSNAHMCTFGCTVLVVLLKYMFLLGKETVFEEQYGDDEKSYSDFTWYVKAIEETNPDSYVRFEVEDGTNRFQRIFVCYGACKHRYRYLRPMIYLDDIFLTGRYRGTLMAATCIDGNNEFYPFDFAIVSSENKDNWFLFLKNLQKLVDGRPIVFLSDRGEGFLQDIPKYFPNSHHSYCFYHIKCNLPIGSGDANSKHVLDLFYKAAYSYTPVNFEEALRGMHAIGCGHVANYIKIIPKEK from the exons ATGGGTGGTGTTAAAGCTGTTAGGATTGCTCTCGATAAGTACAAGATGGCTACTGGTCACAAGATTGTTATTCTTAAAAATGACACAACTCGTTTTACTGCAAAATGCGAAGAAGATGGTTGTGCttggaggattcactttgggcCTGTGAATGGTGATACTTCTCGGTTCGTGCTGAAAGATTCTAACGCTCACAT gtgtaCATTTGGGTGCACTGTACTTGTTGTACTCTTAAAATACATGTTCTTGCTTG ggaaagaaactgtatttgaagaacAGTATGGCGATGATGAGAAGTCGTATAGTGATTTTACTTGGTATGTCAaagcaattgaagaaactaatCCCGATAGCTATGTGAGGTTTGAAGTTGAGGATGGAACCAATAGATTTCAGAGGATATTCGTTTGTTACGGTGCTTGCAAGCATAGGTATAGGTATCTCAggcccatgatttacttggacgATATTTTCCTTACTGGTAGATACAGGGGTACTCTGATGGCTGCAACATGTATCGACGGAAACAATGAGTTTTACCCATTTGATTTTGCTATTGTTTCTTCTGAAAACAAAGATAATTGGTTTTTGTTTCTGAAGAATCTTCAAAAACTTGTCGATGGTCGTCcgattgttttccttagtgatcgtGGAGAAGGATTTTTGCAGGAcattccaaaatattttcctaattcacATCACAGCTATTGCTTTTACCACATCAAATGCAATCTCCCCATTGGATCAGGTGATGCGAATTCGAAGCACGttcttgatttgttttacaaagctgCGTACTCTTACACACCAGTGaactttgaagaagctttgcGGGGCATGCATGCAATTGGATGTGGGCATGTTGCTAACTATATCAAGATTATTCCAAAGGAGAAATGA